ccttgccattgccatcgGTCTCGTCGTCACCACCCAGGTCGAGAAGGTCCCTGATGCTGCTCGtgtcctcatctccatccctgGTGACCTCTGGCTCCGGTCCCTCAAGGCTGTCGGTGAGTCTCCAGATGACCTTTTCACATTAGCCATGATGCCCTCAAAGTGCAAGTGACTAACCAGCTCCCAGTCCTTCCCCTGATCGTCTGTTCGATGCTTCTCGCCGTGACGAGACTTCGAGAAATGTCTAACGGCGGTTCCCTGCTTGCCAAGTGGGTTGTCGGATACtacatcatcaccacacTTATCTCCATTACCCTCTCATGCTTGATGACGGGCCTGGTCTGGGCCCACCAGTTCAAGGAGGTCGGAGAGGACTCTCTTaggatggatgatgatgaggagtcAACTGTTGACACCTCGGAACGACCCATCCACCAAGTCGTCCTTGAGATGTTCCAGTCCTTCATCCCCTCCAACGTCGTGTatgccatggccaacgacCAGCtgcttgccatcatcatcacagcCATCATTGTGGGATACCTCATCGAGAGCTCTCAGTCCCCCATCATCCGCGTCACTGAGGAGATCGAGCGCATGATCACCAAGATCATCACCTGGCTCATCAAGATGGCCCCCATCGGTGTCTTCTTCCTGATCCTGCCCAACCTGATGAAGCTCGACATCGGCGAGATTGGTCTGAACCTGGGTATCCTCATCGGCGGTACCCTCTCCACCATGCTCATCCACATCCTGGTCATCGTccccatcatcttcttcacctttACCAGGATGAACGCCTACTCGTATTGGCTCAAGATCTCTCCTGCCTGGGTGACTGCCTGGGGTTCTGCTTCGTCTGCCGCCACTCTGCCTGTGACGCTTCGATGCGCCAAGGCGCGAGGTATCCCTGCCACCATCTACAAGTTCTCGTGCCCCCTAGGTTGCCTGATCAACATGGACGGGTAAGTTGCAACGCACTCTGCATCTCACAAAACAGAAACTGACCTGGATGATAGTACTGCCATCTACCTCCCCGCAGCTGTCACATTCTTGGCTGCCACTCAGGGCATCACTCTGGGCCCTGTTGACTACATCATCGTGGCCCTCCTGTCGACCCTGGCCTCGATCGGTGTCAGCCCCATcccctcggcctcgctgGTCCTTTCCATCATGATTGCCCGCTCCGTCAACGTCGAGCTGACCGGCATGTACGCCGTCATCGTGGCCATCGATTGGTTCCTCGACCGTTTCCGTACGGCCGTCAACGTCTCTGGCGATCTCTTTGCTGGTATGATCGTGTACAAGATGACCGGAATCGAGGACCCCCCTGAGgtggttgacgaggaggcccgTGAGGCTGATCTGAAGGAGCAGGACGCCTCCAACAAAGTCTAAGATGTAAATGACCTGAATTGTGTATATCCACGTATGGGGAGTGTAATGCCCGGCGTTGAAGCGTAATCGTTTTTAGTATTACCAACCAGAGTAGTTGGAACTGAATGACAAGACAAACCCattgattgatgatgaacGAATGGCTTGCTTGGAAGTGACGATCAAGGGTGCAAATGTGACAACTGAGATGTTGAATCAAGAGCCAAGAAAACGAGTTGGTGGTCGAAGGCTTGGCTTTTGATCAAGAGTTGGTCGCTATGATCCCTGCTCGGAGCTGGGCGAAGCTTGGCTGAGCCGACCCCGGATGCCAAGCATGCAAAGTACCGACATGGTTGCACTCGCTGTGACGTGACATGACGCTTCCAAGAGATAAGAGGGCGTTCGAAGGATCAAGTCGGCAGTTCTTTTGGAGGGTATTTGGGGGATAGAAAATTGAGGGCCAAGGCTGCTTCTTATCTTGCCCAGACTTATGGACCCTTGTCATGGGGGCTCGGCATGCTCGGATAGAGTATGTACCACGCGGCATGAGGGAGGCCACGTTTTGTGGGTTAATTTTATCAGTTGCGCGGCCTATTTACCCCGGCTTTCTTGTCTCTGATAAGCTTGGAGGCAACACACCTAGTTTTCTACTGACCTGCCCCATTAGGACACACGCCGATGCTCTGGTGTGGTTGCTAAGAAGTTGCAACTGTGTGGCTGGCTAAACGAATGCACGGATTCAAGGTGCATGTCGAATATTGGCGAGATGACGGCCAACGGTCACATTCCTCGAGGCAATGTTCACGAGCAGGCACAGAGAGATAAGGACGTTGAAGTTGCATGGTGTTTCATGCAAGTCACCCATTGATTGATTCAAGTATATGGTGAAGTGAAGGACATTTGAAGACCCAGATCCCAAAACGAGAGACCAAAAGGAAATACCCAAAAGtgagaaaaaagaaaatgcAGTAAATGACCCCGTTGCGCCCGTCTATGACCCTGTTATGCATGCTTGTTTTCTGTATGCCCGTGACCCTCCACCTTTATCTCAGATGCCGTCTCTTATCGGCGGACTGCCTCAGATCTTGATCCTCCTCTGAGCgtagttgttgttgttagCGATCAAGTTTTTCGTGCCTCGGAGGTTGCCAGTGATCTTGCCAGACGTGGCGACCTTCTTGAGCCAGTTTGAAGTCTCTGTGACGCCAAAGATGCCCTCGATGGACTGGGCGTAGAGGACGAGGCCAGCAACGTGAGGAGCAGCCATGGAGGTGCCGTCCTCGGTAGCAGTGCCAGTGTCGGACTTCCACGAGCAAGAGACGACGCCAACACCGGGGGCAAGGATGTCGACAAAGCTGCCAtagttggagaagctggcaaCCTTCCAGTTGCTGTCGATGGCGCCGACCGTGATGGCGTTGGCGACGGAGCCGGGGGAGGTCTGGGCCGTGTCCATGCCCGCGTTTCCGGAGGcgacgacggtgatgacTCCGGCCTTGACGGCGTTCTCGACGACCTTGTTGAGAGCGGCCGAGGGGGCGTCGATGCCCAGGGACaggttgatgacggcgaaTTCCTGTCGGCCCTTGGAGACGACATCGTTGACGGCCCAGTTGATACCCGAGAGGATGACCGACAGCTCAGCAGACTCGCCCTGGAACACCTTGACGGCCAGGACctgagccttcttggcgacgCCATATGTCTTGCCGGCGATGGTTCCCGCGACGTGAGTGCCGTGGCCCAGGCGATCAGTGTGGTCCTTCTTGAAGGCAGTCCAGACCTGCTTGACGCGGCCGCCAAAGTCCTTGTGGGTGGCGCGGACACCGCTGTCGACGAGGTAGGCGTAGGACTCGATGCCAGCGTCAGAGTCGTATAGATAGTTCTTGTAGCCCTTGGAGCGGTGCGAGATGGTTCCGAGACCCCAAGGAGTAGACTTTTGGTTGGTCTCGGATCGCTTGGAGAGGTGAGTGTCCTCGGTGGTctcatcctcaccctcaTGATCCTCATGATGGTCTCGCTCGCCGAATTGGTTGTTCTCGCTAGGCTCTCCGACCTGGGGGTTCCATGTGAGCTTCACGAGACGATCAGGCTCAACGGCGATGACCTGGTAGGCATGTTAGTCACTGTCTCAGAACTGGGTCATTGTCGCACTCACGTCGGGGCTCTTCTTAATCTCTTTAATGGTGGAGGCATCGAAGGTACCAGAGTAGGCATGGAAGCCAGCCTCGTTGTCATACGTCTTCTCGATGCCATTGTCGCCGTCGCGCTTGCTGAGACTGCGCTTGTGGACGTCCTTAACCCACTTGATgtgggccttgaccttggcgacCTTGATCTCGGGCTTCAGGGTGATGATGTAACTGCCGGGAATGATATCGCTGGGGCcagtggaagaagaagaagaggaagaggaaggagctggagctggagctgctaCTACGCAGCCAAGGAGTGTGGTCGCCACGATGGCGAAGTTCTTGAAGTTGACCATAATGAATGGTAAGGattgaagagaaggaaagggaaggaaggaaggaaagaGGGTGAATGAAGGTGTGGGTGAGTTGGATAGAGAGAGTCTCGGTTGGGAAGCATCAAAGAGCAGTTATATACAAGTTGAGACACAGCTGTTGGAGCTATCACAGCTATCAGAGACAAGTGTCTGCGTTCACCCAGGTTCTCGGGCGAGACCCTGAAGAGGCGTCATCAGCCATGCCTCTTTGGAAGACAAGAAAACGCCCGTCGTAGTCCAAATACCGGAGAAGCTCGCCACCACCGACGGAGGATTTGCACGCGGGAAGGGCAGAGACAAGTGTGTCTGAGAATGGAGGCGCCAACGCGGGGCCCGAGACTCTATCGGACATGTACGCAAGCTCGACGGAAGATTCCTCTCCAATGGGTAGGGTGCGGCTCGGAGGATAGGGTCTGGTGCATTCCTCGGGTTGCGTAGTTTGATGGGCAAACGTGTTGATCCGGCTTCGTGGGATCGTGGCCGCGCTATTGATCGGTATGGTGTACGCCATCATGACGCCCTCCCACGAAGCTGTCAGGGTCCAGGAACACTCAGTCCCAGAGTCGGGGCCAGTAGGAGATTTTGGATGACCGGAAATGGAAAAGAAGCAAGGTCAGGGTTCTCGTTAGAGTTGGGCTGGTTTCTTCTGTGTCTGGGTAAGCTCAGCAGTCTAGACGCCCCATTAACATTCCTGTCTCAGGTCCACATGTCTGCCATAGAAACCCGCACGCAGGAACCCGCGAGCATGTATCAACAGCCAAGCCCATTCTCGTCGTTTGGGGAAGGAATATGGACCTTCGCCCAAGGGTCTAGGGTCAAGCCATCGGACGACCCCCGGAGGTCtatggctggctggacaaTGGTAGAGTGCCAGCTGTTACGGGCGTTTGACTGTGGCCGAGCTGATTACTGGTTGAAGTTTATGCTTGACCTGAATAACTCTAAGTCATCCCATTCCCCCCCATGTCATGGGGTTcgatcatggccaagattgtCTCGGGATGATCTGGAACGAACATCGAGATTTGCAACTCCACTTCCAAGAGATGCCTCCAAAGTGTCGATCTTTCACCCAAAGCCCCATGTCTACCCTGGATCCTGATGTCACATTGTTCGGTAGTCGGTCGGCAATTGCGGTCATGAAAGGTGAAAGTGACTGCTCATCTCTCGGCCGAATACACGGCGTCTTCTGCTCAAGCGGAGTCCAGGGTGTCATTGCCCGTTGAAGAGTTGAATTAATGCCGAATGCTTCAAACTAGAGTCTCCAAGTATTAATTGATGCCCATAACCAATCAATTATCTCTATAAGGCTAGAAGCCCCTGTGTGAATAATGTTATCAAGCCATCTCCGTACATGTCAAGGGcaccttggtgttgatagaAATTTATGCACCGACACCCAGAACAATTCAATTTGCAAACTAATGGGAGAGTTTATGCAGTTGAGTCACGCCTATTCCGCGATTAAGCACAATATGTCAAGCTTCTGAGTCATGCTATTCATCGAAATACGCGGCAAGCATTACAGTCCATAGCCAAGGATCTCACCAATGGTCTTGGCTCTGTACACCAATCACAATCGGGTCAGGCTTGCTCAATGGAACTCTAGTATTGTCTGTGGCGCTACTATCGAGAAAGAGAGGCTGCCCAAATTCAAACCCACTCATTGAGCAGAAGGACCAACATTGGTGGTCCATCTGTGCCGACGCTGTTCGGAGAGTCTCCCAAGAAAACAAATGATGTATCGTCAAGGAATCTCCTAGGCTTTATCGACGCCGACATATCCATATCGCGCAAGGAATGCGGTAGCGAGAACGTCAATGGCCGAGTCCTTGATTGGCGCGTGGACGAGGTTGTCCCAAGACTGGATGATATTCCGGGGAAGAGGGCCCTGACAGATCATGTACAGCTCACTCAGGATGGCAACTGCGTCGCGTGTATCGGCCTCTCTCCTattctccatcatcttcaacttgtGGGCCAGGGCCCAATGCCACTCAACAGTATATACAGTCAGGTTGGCTCCCCGCTAGAGAGCGATGTCCTGCGAGATGGAATCACAAACAAGACGCTTCTTTTCATTATCATCCCCCTGTACCAATGACTCTATGTTCCTTATCCAGCCTCGAGAGATGTTGTGACTCTGTGCCACATGTACAATAGCTCTGTAGAGCTCCCGCCTGAGCTTCCCGGGGTCGGGAGAATCGGGGCTGAGGATGTAGTCGATCTCGGTGGTCATCTCGCGAGTGCCTAGCATGTCGACGGCCACGAATCCGCCCGAGGACACCAGCTTGAGAGGCGCGTCTGCCTTGAGGTCGTCTGATTTGGCGATCTCGGCATCCAAAGCTTGGAGAGCTAGCGAACTTAGCGTCAAGTACAGAGCAATGGCGGCACTGATCAACTTACCATCGTGAAAGTCCTAGTAACTGAACTCGATCTTGGGTGGAGCCatggttggtgatgttttgtgtggtgttgatgatgctcgCTCTGAAATTGATGATGTTTGGTCTTGAATTCCCAGAAAGACTGGTCTCGAGAGTCAGGTACCTATGACCGCTCATGAATAGGTATGGATCGTGTCGTCCGTTCTTTCCAAATTACTGCATTCTTTCATCTGTCGAGTCTGTGCAAGTCTGATGCATACAAACTCTCTTCAATAAACAGGAGGCGCGAGGTGGCTAGGAAAGAGGTGATGATATGAGCGAGAGTCTTTTGAAAAGTCGAGGCAAATGAGAACCATGATATCTGGTGTTAAGTGCATCCTAGTTTCCCTTTCTCTACCCATTATGTATCTTTGATGTAGTACCACCTCATGTCCTAAGCTAGATACCTACTACAGCCTCTCCCCTTGTTTATAGAccttcaacttctccttAATCCAATCAACCTCGGCGCCCCCATCATTTGGCCGATGACTCAACAAACTGACGGCGTCCCAGCAGCCAGGGGTGACAATAACACGGCCAGTTTCAAGCAGAGCCTCAATGACACCTTGGTTCCCCCTCGCAATTGCCTTCGACAGAATCGTCTGACCGCTATGATCGATCGCATTCACGTCCACCCTGGCTGTGGCCAGCAACTTTCTCAACACCCTCTCCTTACCAAACTGAGCGGCAAACGCGAGTACTGTGTTGCCCTTGCTATCCTTCGCGTCGACATCAATGCTGCTTTCAGCAAGAAGTTGCTGCACAACCCCTTCATGGCCCCCCAGGGACGCATAATGCAGTGGTGTCTGCCCCCATTCATCAATAAAATTGATATTGGCTTTGCCTGTcgcaagaagctgctgcaCAACCCCTTCATGGCCCCCCAGGGACGCATAATGCAGTGGTGTCCGCCCCCTTCTATTAATAGAATTGACATTGGCTTTGCCCGTCGTAAGAAGCTGCTGCACAACCCCTTCATGCCCTCTTAGGGACGCATAATGCAGTGGTGTCTCCCCTCCATTAATAGAATTGACATTGGCTTTGCCCGTcgcaagaagctgctgcaCAACCCCTTCATGCCCTCTTAGGGACGCATAATGCAGTGGTGTCCGCCCCTTTCTATTAATAGAATTGACATTGGCTTTGCCTGTCGCAAGAAGCTGCTGTATAACCCCTTCATGGCCCTCCTCAGCCGCATATTGCAGTGGTGTCCGCCCCCATTTATCAATAGAATTGATATCAGCTCTTGCCGTCGCAAGAAGCTTCTGGACAACCCCTTCATTCCCAAGTTCGGCAGCATAGGACAGTGGCGTTCGCTTTAGATGGTCCCTGTAGTCGACTGTTACTTGGCTGGTGGCAAGCAGTGCTATTGCGACACCCTCGCTGTCGTTCATGACAGCCTCGCCCAACATCTCCTTTGCAACAGCCACACGACGAGTCGCTAAAAGCTTTCCAACCATGTATGCTTCCCCGAAACACACGGCCCATCCCAGGGGTGTAGTGTGGCCCCCTCGCCTAACACAATGCACGCGGAAAGCCTCGGACAAGGCCTTGTTCGTGACACCAAGGTCAACATAGCGCCTCCTAAAAAGGCGCTTCAGGGGATGTACTGTCTTATGGTAACGTGCCTCTGCTTCGATGAACGTGTCAAATACTGCCCCGTGACCACCCATCACAGCCCATGATAAGGGAGGCAATCCAAACATAGGGTCCCCTTGATTCGCATCTGTAGACTCCAGTTTGAGCAGGTGTCGAGTCACCGCTTCAAGCCCCAGGATCGATGCGGTAACAAGAGCAGTCAGGTCTTTGGCACGCACGTAAGACTCTGAGTCCCAGTTGCTTGGCACCTGAACAAGACATGCTGACTCTCTCCCGCTGCATAGATGTAGCATGTCGCTCAATGGGAGGTCTTTGGTACTGCTCGCATCGCGAAGGTGAGTAGCCCAGTACTCTACAGAGTAGGAAAGAAGCGGGTACTTTTTGTCCAAAGGTTCGAGTGACTTGAGTGTTACCCGGTGATCGGCGCCAACGTGCTCTTCAATATCGTCGCAGTGATTTTCAATATCATCGACGTGCTTTccaacatcatcgacaacATCAGTAAGCAGAAGAATCTGTGCACAAGCCGACCCAAGTATGAAGTTTGAGGATCCAGGAGAAAAAGAACCTTTCCACTCGGAGCGAGCGTTGCTTTCTTCCACGGGATTTTTTCGAGATTCTCCATCCTTGACTTTACCCACTAAGAATTCAGCGGCCGTTTGATGGAGGAGATAGATTTTGTCGCCAAGGATGGACACGAAAAGCCCACAGAGGTATCGGACCCAGGCAGTAAGTTTGTCTTCTGGTCCGATATCTAGTTGGCTATACGAGGTATGATTCCTCTCGATGGTCATTGCCGcggccatctccttcaaTGTCAATGGCCTCTTCGCTGCAACAACCATGCGCAATAACTTTCtcgccttgttcttgtctgGGCTCCTAGAGAGGATCTTTTCGTATGCTTTATCGACCGTCGCGGGAATGTTCCCGATGTGCTCCTTCATTTGCTTGGAAGAATGGCCGACATAATTttcaagctctccaaaaACCAAATAGACCCAGAGATAGGTGCGGTTGGGGTGTTGGGTCACCCCCCTCTTCATGACTTCCTCTACAGCCTTTGTAAGGTGTAGTTTCTCGCACAGTTGTGTTATGCGAGCCTCAACAACCAGGTCAATCTCTTTTGCAATCTTCTCCGACTCAGACTGGCCCTCTCCCTGCAAACGAATCACTGGGAACTTTGTCTGTATGTCATCAAAGCTTTGCTCAATGTTGGCATAAGGGCGACTTGTCACCAGGAATTTGAGGTTCGCATTGGTACCCTTTTCGAGATAGAAGTCGTTCAGTGTCTCGACCAGTAAGCGTCTGTCTTGTTCTTCACAttcgtcaagggcgtctAGGATACAGACGATTTGACCGCTGCCATGATGTGTTGAAACTGAAACCAAGATACGCCAAAGCGCACGAAAAGAGTTGAGAAGTTTGTCGCCGTCTTCGTCATACTGGCTGAGGATGGAGTTTTGCAAGAGGGCTGGTTTCTCTTTGAAGAGCTGCCTCAAGACACAGCACAGAGCCCCTGCCGCGCTCTTTTGGTCTTGGAAGTCGTCTTTGAAAAAGAAGTAACATGTTGTCGAAGTAGATGAGCTCTTCAAAACTTCATCCACGAGGTATCTTGACAGGACAGACTTGCCACATCCTGGGTCTGCAGAAACCCAGAGGAGGCCGCAGGTCTTCCCATCCTTCCAGTCTTGAAACCGATCATGGCTCGTGAACCATTCGCAGGTGCCTTGAACACGCTGGGGGTTTCTGTCTTTGGCATCACTGTATAAAGATTTGTACAGGTTCCTCAGAAGCTTTGTGACCTGCTTGGCTCGCTTcgctttcttcttcatctcggggTTTTGCTCgagttgatcttggcctgatCATCTTGTTAGTGAGGATTCGATGGTTTCATGAACAATATTGATGATTCTGAATTCCCTAATACGATCACTGACTACACTTGAACGACATCCTTCGGGGCACAAGGAAACTCAGGCATGGGGGCGTGGGCTAGTTCTCCCCGAGTCCAATGAAACGTCTTTCCAGTGCTCCATCCACGGGATCTTCCTTGGGAACTGCGACCAACTCACCATTCGCGATGGCACTATCGTATAGGTCTTGAATGTTGGCCTGGACAAGTTTGAAGTTGTCCCGGTCCTGTAGACTTGTTCCAAACTTGCAGACACCTCCATGACTCGCCTGGAGCGAGACCACATTCTCGTGCTTTCCCGGCAGGCCAAACGACGTACTCTCCCTCGGAACGATCTAGGTCAGGGTCAGTGAGGCTTCAAACAAGTCTAGTAGAAGCACGGCATACATTGTCTAAAGTGCCCCAAAATGAAACGATAGGATACTCCAACAGGCGCTGCTTCCAATGCTCGTGCATCAAGTCGCTGAACATGCTTCCGTCGTTGAGCGTCTCTAGGATGTTGTCGCCTTTCT
This window of the Fusarium keratoplasticum isolate Fu6.1 chromosome 3, whole genome shotgun sequence genome carries:
- a CDS encoding Amino acid transporter; amino-acid sequence: MSAPESKDISGTETQPVRTNSNPTVAAEEQSSKKQWWHRSKKSSEGANSGPDVAAVQTEEHEVKRPWWYSIKEPGSALQIITAALLAIAIGLVVTTQVEKVPDAARVLISIPGDLWLRSLKAVVLPLIVCSMLLAVTRLREMSNGGSLLAKWVVGYYIITTLISITLSCLMTGLVWAHQFKEVGEDSLRMDDDEESTVDTSERPIHQVVLEMFQSFIPSNVVYAMANDQLLAIIITAIIVGYLIESSQSPIIRVTEEIERMITKIITWLIKMAPIGVFFLILPNLMKLDIGEIGLNLGILIGGTLSTMLIHILVIVPIIFFTFTRMNAYSYWLKISPAWVTAWGSASSAATLPVTLRCAKARGIPATIYKFSCPLGCLINMDGTAIYLPAAVTFLAATQGITLGPVDYIIVALLSTLASIGVSPIPSASLVLSIMIARSVNVELTGMYAVIVAIDWFLDRFRTAVNVSGDLFAGMIVYKMTGIEDPPEVVDEEAREADLKEQDASNKV